TGGATTATGATGATACAGATACTGAAAAACGCTTGAAGTTCTATAAGCGTGAAGGGTTTGAACATGCTGTGAGCATCGGTTATGCCCGCCGTTCCCTTGCTACGAATGAAATCAATGAGATGGAGATCCTGTACTGGGCGCCCAATGAGGAAACTGAAGAATTGATATTCAATTCAATGAAAAAGACGTATGAGTTGATTCATACTTACAAAGACCAAAAGTTTTATGGCGCTTCGTATCAGCCGGTTGATGAAGTACTGAAGCAGGATGACGACAGGGACGAGGATGTATTGAAAAATCTCTGACCACCAGGACCTTATTGTGAATTCGCAATAAGGTTTTCTAAATGAAAAAATGTAAATGTCCAAAATCATGTTTAGCGTCTGTTGGTACAGGGTAAATCTTTTATAGAAACAGATCATTTACCTTATGTTAAACCTATGTATAGGAAAATTGACAAATTGGTTAAAAGTATGTTCATGGGACAAATATTCATGTATAATACATAATAGAGATTTCTTATTTAAACTAATTTTAATTAACAGTTTTGTTTAAATAAAATACTCTATCTTTAAAATAATCCTTAAGGGAGTGTGAATGATTCGTGGTTACATTATTCACTTCACCTAGTTGCACATCTTGTCGCAAGGCAAAAGCTTGGTTAGAAGAGCATGAGATTCCATATACAGAACGTAACGTTTTCTCAGAACCATTAAGCATTGATGAAATCAAAGAAATCCTCCGCATGACCGAGGATGGAACCGATGAGATCATTTCAACCCGTTCCAAAACGTTCCAAAAGCTTAATGTCGATCTTGAGACACTGCCGCTTCAAGAGCTTTTCGAGCTTATTCAAAAAAATCCTGGTCTTCTCAGACGTCCGATCATCCTGGACGAAAAACGCCTACAGGTTGGATACAATGAAGATGAGATCAGACGCTTCCTTCCAAGAAAGGTTCGTACATTCCAGCTCATGGAAGCTCAAAGAATGGTAAACTAACGAATGACTTCAGATTCCCGGTATATTATATACAG
The nucleotide sequence above comes from Bacillus sp. KH172YL63. Encoded proteins:
- a CDS encoding GNAT family N-acetyltransferase; translation: MHWYEKLNQYFPVEEMKSKEHLETLLKERSDIYHKDEGPHHVLMYAELDDFIFIDYLFVSKDARGQGLGHKLINQLKEKKKAIILEVEPVDYDDTDTEKRLKFYKREGFEHAVSIGYARRSLATNEINEMEILYWAPNEETEELIFNSMKKTYELIHTYKDQKFYGASYQPVDEVLKQDDDRDEDVLKNL
- the spxA gene encoding transcriptional regulator SpxA; protein product: MVTLFTSPSCTSCRKAKAWLEEHEIPYTERNVFSEPLSIDEIKEILRMTEDGTDEIISTRSKTFQKLNVDLETLPLQELFELIQKNPGLLRRPIILDEKRLQVGYNEDEIRRFLPRKVRTFQLMEAQRMVN